A portion of the Microbacterium hominis genome contains these proteins:
- the obgE gene encoding GTPase ObgE: MVTFVDRVTLHLRAGKGGNGCVSVRREKFKPLAGPDGGNGGHGGDVVLVADPQVTTLLSYHHSPHRTAGNGGFGMGDNRSGAAGEGLDLAVPVGTVVKDADGETLVDMIEPGMRFVVAPGGLGGLGNAALANPKRKAPGFALLGTPGWEGDVLLELKTVADVALVGYPSAGKSSLIAAISAARPKIADYPFTTLHPNLGVVQAGDVRFTVADVPGLIEGASEGKGLGLEFLRHVERCTALVHVLDCATLEPGRDPLSDLDVILAELAAYPVPEGQVPLRERPQLVALNKVDVPEAKDLADLVRPDLEARGFRVFEISTVSHEGLRPLTFALGDVVAQHRTARAAEPAPERIVIRPKGAQKDFTVRVEGGTYGNIYRILGEKPVRWVHQTDFQNEEAVGYLADRLEKLGVEDELFRSGATPGATVVIGEGDGIVFDWQPSIASAAELMTAPRGTDPRLLQRTRRTTSERREKYHESMDAKAEARAQLEAERLAGSGWEEDEA, encoded by the coding sequence ATGGTCACGTTCGTCGATCGCGTCACACTGCATCTGCGCGCCGGCAAGGGCGGCAACGGCTGCGTGTCGGTGCGCCGCGAGAAGTTCAAGCCGCTCGCCGGCCCCGACGGCGGCAACGGCGGCCACGGCGGTGACGTCGTGCTGGTCGCCGACCCGCAGGTGACGACCCTGCTGTCCTACCATCACTCGCCGCACCGCACCGCCGGCAACGGCGGGTTCGGCATGGGCGACAACCGCTCCGGCGCAGCGGGGGAGGGGCTCGATCTCGCCGTCCCGGTCGGCACGGTGGTCAAGGATGCCGACGGCGAGACGCTGGTCGACATGATCGAGCCGGGGATGCGGTTCGTCGTCGCCCCTGGTGGCCTGGGCGGACTCGGCAACGCGGCCCTCGCCAACCCCAAGCGCAAGGCCCCCGGTTTCGCGCTGCTGGGCACGCCCGGCTGGGAGGGCGATGTCCTCCTCGAGCTGAAGACGGTCGCCGATGTGGCGCTCGTCGGCTATCCGTCGGCGGGCAAGTCGAGCCTCATCGCCGCGATCTCCGCGGCGCGACCGAAGATCGCCGACTACCCGTTCACGACCCTCCACCCGAACCTCGGCGTCGTGCAGGCCGGAGACGTGCGCTTCACCGTCGCCGACGTCCCGGGGCTCATCGAGGGCGCGAGCGAGGGCAAGGGGCTCGGCCTCGAGTTCCTCCGCCACGTCGAGCGCTGCACCGCACTCGTGCACGTTCTCGACTGCGCGACCCTGGAGCCCGGGCGCGACCCGCTCAGCGACCTCGACGTGATCCTCGCGGAGCTCGCGGCCTACCCCGTGCCCGAGGGGCAGGTGCCGTTGCGGGAGCGTCCGCAGCTCGTTGCGCTCAACAAGGTGGATGTTCCCGAGGCGAAGGACCTCGCCGATCTCGTGCGCCCCGACCTCGAAGCGCGGGGATTCCGTGTCTTCGAGATCTCGACGGTCAGCCACGAGGGACTTCGCCCGCTCACCTTCGCGCTGGGCGACGTGGTCGCCCAGCACCGCACCGCTCGGGCTGCGGAACCGGCGCCCGAGCGCATCGTCATCCGTCCCAAGGGCGCGCAGAAGGACTTCACGGTGCGCGTCGAGGGCGGAACGTACGGCAACATCTATCGGATCCTGGGGGAGAAGCCGGTGCGCTGGGTGCACCAGACCGACTTCCAGAACGAAGAGGCCGTCGGCTATCTCGCGGATCGCCTCGAGAAGCTCGGTGTCGAAGACGAACTCTTCCGCTCCGGGGCGACGCCCGGCGCGACGGTGGTCATCGGCGAAGGCGATGGCATCGTGTTCGACTGGCAGCCCTCGATCGCCTCGGCGGCCGAGCTCATGACGGCGCCGCGAGGCACCGACCCGCGTCTGCTCCAGCGCACCCGTCGAACGACCTCGGAGCGTCGCGAGAAGTACCACGAGTCGATGGATGCCAAGGCCGAGGCACGCGCGCAGCTCGAGGCCGAGCGGCTCGCGGGGAGCGGGTGGGAAGAGGACGAGGCGTGA
- a CDS encoding DUF4031 domain-containing protein, giving the protein MAILIDDPRWPAHGRMWAHLVSDSDLDELHAFAAAQGIPARGFDLDHYDVPEEAHARLIAAGAEHVSGHDLVRRLIASGLRVTARQRRGR; this is encoded by the coding sequence ATGGCGATCCTGATCGATGATCCGCGCTGGCCCGCGCACGGGCGGATGTGGGCCCATCTCGTGAGCGATTCCGACCTCGACGAGCTCCACGCCTTCGCCGCCGCCCAGGGCATCCCGGCGCGCGGATTCGATCTCGACCACTACGACGTCCCCGAGGAGGCGCACGCGCGTCTGATCGCCGCGGGCGCCGAGCATGTGAGCGGCCACGACCTCGTGCGCCGGCTCATCGCGTCCGGCCTGCGCGTGACCGCTCGGCAGCGGCGGGGGCGCTGA
- a CDS encoding DUF4233 domain-containing protein, with protein MSAPAASSPRRRRPRGAAESLASVVLVFESILAFLGGLAIYGLRALPESIDPWWGIVAGAIVAVLMLATTAVVRHRWGIALGWALQVLVALGAILVPALLLVALIFGGMYGYATIKGSALDRRNAELAANNLDQD; from the coding sequence ATGAGCGCGCCCGCCGCGTCCTCCCCGCGCCGTCGCCGCCCCCGGGGGGCCGCAGAGTCGTTGGCCTCGGTGGTGCTCGTGTTCGAATCGATTCTCGCGTTCCTCGGCGGTCTGGCGATCTACGGTCTGCGCGCACTGCCCGAGAGCATCGACCCGTGGTGGGGCATCGTCGCCGGCGCGATCGTCGCGGTGCTGATGCTCGCGACCACCGCCGTCGTGCGCCACCGCTGGGGAATCGCCCTCGGGTGGGCTCTGCAGGTGCTCGTCGCGCTGGGGGCGATCCTCGTTCCCGCGCTCCTGCTCGTCGCCCTCATTTTCGGCGGCATGTACGGATATGCCACCATCAAGGGGAGCGCCCTCGATCGGCGCAACGCCGAACTCGCGGCGAACAACCTCGACCAAGACTGA
- a CDS encoding vitamin K epoxide reductase family protein, which yields MASPQTHTRPTALALWLIVAGAVGWWAAFSLTMERFHLLMDPQASASCDFSVLVQCTANLESPQGSVFGFPNPILGLTGWVAPIVVGFAILAHARFARWFWWLFALGIAGAFTFVVWLIGQSIFVLGTLCPWCMVTWAVTIPTFYAVVLHLLRAGLVPAPAGLRKGADALMSWTPLLAILSYAVIAVLAQIRLDVLGSLF from the coding sequence ATGGCCTCACCCCAGACCCACACCCGACCGACTGCGCTGGCTCTCTGGCTGATCGTCGCCGGCGCGGTGGGATGGTGGGCCGCGTTCTCGCTCACGATGGAGCGGTTCCACCTGCTGATGGACCCGCAGGCGAGCGCGTCCTGCGACTTCAGCGTGCTGGTGCAGTGCACCGCCAACCTGGAGTCGCCGCAAGGCAGCGTGTTCGGTTTCCCCAACCCCATCCTGGGGCTCACCGGCTGGGTCGCCCCCATCGTCGTGGGGTTCGCCATCCTCGCCCACGCGCGGTTCGCGCGCTGGTTCTGGTGGCTGTTCGCGCTCGGGATCGCGGGGGCGTTCACCTTCGTCGTCTGGTTGATCGGCCAGTCGATCTTCGTCCTCGGCACGCTGTGCCCGTGGTGCATGGTCACGTGGGCCGTGACGATCCCGACGTTCTACGCGGTCGTCCTCCACCTGCTCCGGGCCGGTCTGGTTCCCGCCCCGGCCGGCCTGCGCAAGGGCGCTGACGCGCTCATGAGCTGGACCCCGCTCCTCGCGATCCTCTCCTACGCGGTCATCGCGGTGCTCGCCCAGATCCGCCTGGACGTGCTGGGCTCGCTGTTCTGA
- the ndk gene encoding nucleoside-diphosphate kinase — protein MATEETLVLVKPDGVARGLTGAILARIEAKGYALVDIRLVEPDRETLEKHYAEHAGKPFYEPLLEFMMSGPSVAIRLAGNRVIEGFRSLAGTTDPTTAAPGTIRGDLGRDWGLKVQQNLVHGSDSPESAARELGIWFG, from the coding sequence ATGGCCACCGAAGAGACCCTCGTCCTCGTCAAGCCCGACGGCGTCGCACGCGGACTGACCGGCGCGATCCTCGCCCGCATCGAGGCGAAGGGGTATGCCCTCGTCGACATCCGCCTGGTCGAGCCGGACCGCGAGACGCTCGAGAAGCACTACGCCGAGCACGCCGGCAAGCCCTTCTACGAGCCGCTGCTCGAGTTCATGATGTCGGGTCCATCGGTCGCGATCCGACTCGCCGGCAACCGTGTGATCGAGGGGTTCCGCTCGCTGGCGGGAACGACCGATCCCACCACCGCCGCACCGGGCACCATCCGGGGCGACCTCGGGCGCGACTGGGGTCTCAAGGTCCAGCAGAATCTCGTGCACGGGTCGGACAGCCCCGAGTCCGCCGCGCGCGAACTCGGCATCTGGTTCGGCTGA
- a CDS encoding glutamate-5-semialdehyde dehydrogenase produces MTTTATTARERMLRAKDAARAVGLLDDAEKSALLRAVADAIEADAAAIVAANADDLERGRATGLSEALQDRLRLDEPRVAALAAAVREVADLPDPVGRVLDERTLPGGIRLTKVSVPFGVVGSIYEARPNVTVDIASLALRSGNAVVLRGGSAAELTNAALVRAMRGALADRGVDPEAIQTVDDFGREGARELMQARGLIDVLVPRGSAQLIETVVTESTVPVIETGAGVVHIVLDETAPIEWARDIVVNAKVQRPSVCNSVETVLVHRGGADRLVPEVVRALQAEGVTVHGDAQVARLADGIVAADDSDWEREYLSLDVAMRVVDDLDDALAHIRRYSTHHTESIITNDDANAARFLAEVDSAVVMVNASTRFTDGGEFGFGAEVGISTQKLHARGPMGLAELTSTKWLARGAGHVRA; encoded by the coding sequence ATGACCACAACGGCCACCACCGCCCGCGAACGCATGCTCCGTGCCAAGGATGCCGCCCGCGCGGTGGGCCTGCTCGACGATGCCGAGAAGTCCGCGCTGCTGCGCGCGGTCGCCGACGCGATCGAGGCGGATGCCGCGGCCATCGTCGCCGCGAACGCCGACGACCTCGAGCGCGGTCGCGCCACGGGGCTGTCGGAGGCGCTCCAGGACCGCCTGCGCCTCGACGAGCCGCGCGTGGCTGCGCTGGCCGCGGCAGTGCGCGAGGTCGCCGACCTGCCCGACCCGGTGGGTCGCGTGCTCGACGAGCGGACACTGCCGGGCGGCATCCGGCTCACCAAGGTCTCGGTCCCGTTCGGCGTGGTGGGATCCATCTACGAGGCTCGTCCCAATGTGACCGTCGACATCGCCTCCCTGGCGCTGCGCTCGGGGAACGCGGTGGTGCTGCGCGGAGGGTCCGCCGCCGAGCTGACCAATGCCGCGCTGGTTCGGGCGATGCGCGGCGCCCTGGCCGATCGGGGAGTGGACCCCGAGGCCATCCAGACCGTCGACGACTTCGGCCGTGAGGGCGCGCGGGAGCTGATGCAGGCGCGCGGCCTCATCGACGTGCTCGTGCCCCGGGGGAGCGCGCAGCTCATCGAGACCGTCGTCACCGAATCCACGGTGCCGGTGATCGAGACCGGCGCCGGCGTCGTGCACATCGTGCTCGACGAGACGGCGCCCATCGAGTGGGCCCGTGACATCGTGGTCAACGCGAAGGTTCAGCGCCCCAGTGTCTGCAACTCCGTCGAGACCGTGCTCGTGCACCGCGGCGGCGCCGACCGACTCGTTCCGGAGGTGGTTCGCGCCCTGCAGGCCGAGGGGGTCACCGTGCACGGCGACGCGCAGGTCGCGCGCCTGGCCGACGGCATCGTGGCTGCGGACGACTCCGACTGGGAGCGGGAGTACCTCAGCCTCGACGTCGCGATGCGAGTCGTGGACGACCTCGACGACGCCCTGGCCCACATCCGCCGGTACTCGACCCACCACACCGAGTCGATCATCACGAACGACGACGCCAACGCCGCGCGGTTCCTCGCGGAGGTCGATTCCGCGGTCGTGATGGTCAACGCCTCGACGCGATTCACCGACGGCGGCGAATTCGGATTCGGCGCCGAGGTGGGGATCTCCACCCAGAAGCTCCACGCCCGCGGTCCGATGGGGCTGGCGGAGCTGACGAGCACCAAGTGGCTGGCGCGGGGCGCCGGGCACGTCCGCGCCTGA
- the rplU gene encoding 50S ribosomal protein L21 yields MVYAVVRAGGRQEKVEVGTIVVLDRQAAKIGDKIELPAVLLVDGDAVTTDADKLAKVTVTAEVLGEERGPKIVIQKFKNKTGYKKRQGHRQDLTRVKVTGIK; encoded by the coding sequence GTGGTTTACGCAGTTGTGCGCGCCGGCGGCCGTCAGGAAAAGGTCGAGGTCGGCACGATCGTCGTCCTGGACCGCCAGGCTGCGAAGATCGGCGACAAGATCGAGTTGCCCGCCGTCCTGCTCGTTGACGGCGACGCCGTCACGACCGACGCCGACAAGCTCGCCAAGGTGACCGTGACGGCCGAGGTGCTCGGCGAGGAGCGCGGCCCGAAGATCGTGATCCAGAAGTTCAAGAACAAGACCGGCTACAAGAAGCGCCAGGGCCACCGTCAGGACCTCACGCGCGTCAAGGTCACCGGCATCAAGTAA
- the rpmA gene encoding 50S ribosomal protein L27, with protein sequence MAHKKGASSTRNGRDSNAQRLGVKRFGGQVVNAGEIIVRQRGTHFHPGANVGRGGDDTLFALAAGSVEFGQKGGRKVVNIVAAAE encoded by the coding sequence ATGGCACACAAAAAGGGCGCAAGCTCCACCCGCAACGGTCGTGACTCCAACGCACAGCGCCTCGGCGTGAAGCGCTTCGGCGGCCAGGTCGTCAACGCCGGCGAGATCATCGTCCGCCAGCGCGGCACGCACTTCCACCCGGGCGCGAACGTCGGCCGCGGTGGCGACGACACGCTGTTCGCACTCGCTGCGGGCTCGGTCGAGTTCGGTCAGAAGGGCGGCCGCAAGGTCGTCAACATCGTGGCGGCCGCGGAGTAA
- a CDS encoding Rne/Rng family ribonuclease gives MAEEHNDHPDHTSDADAASPAFEVTASSESAGAEGGDQSTPAAAAEPGAPDAPAEAETPGETPAEPEASVEVELEAAAEAEAEADVSVTADAPAEADADAPADADAHAPVATDTGAEPSAETTQGSAPEAEAEPDAENVETEPVEAESVETEEPGPVTAVSLGLLPETFISSVSTQLHFYAPEIVALPARPGRAAEPEEAPASTSGSSSRRRSRRRGGAAAEDAGEAPEPREREREPRKRAVELITEPQRIKGSTRLEAKKQRRRDGREAGRRRAVVTEAEFLARREAVDRVMVVRSKNGRVQIAVLEDNVLVEHYVARSQDASLIGNVYLGRVQNVLPSMEAAFVDIGRGRNAVLYSGEVDWDAVETGNQPRRIELALKTGDKVLVQVTKDPVGHKGARLTSQISLPGRYLVYVPGGAMNGISRKLPDTERARLKKILKEVLPESSGVIVRTAAEGATEDQLTRDVQRLTNQWEHISKQVETIQAPALLHSEPDLLVKIVRDVFNEDFSKMLIQGDDAHHTISKYLEGVAPDLLDRVEAYEGEHDPFDVFRITEQIEKALDRKVWLPSGGSLVIDRTEAMTVIDVNTGKFVGSGGNLEETVTKNNLEAAEEIVRQLRLRDIGGIIVVDFIDMVLESNRDLVLRRLVECLSRDRTKHQVAEVTSLGLVQMTRKKLGLGLLETFSEPCEVCAGRGVIVHHDPVVKHRPVASAGASSSSRRGRGAANATPPAPSGGTHTITEGVKSALAQIAASTIHHHDEAPAADATPIEPAAVVDETPRTERPERKKRKKRSESAPAPAKTEKDLLLDSVLSALPEPKAPGQGRSRRRVTTAALTGTPVPPAPAGE, from the coding sequence ATGGCTGAAGAGCACAATGACCACCCTGACCACACCTCCGATGCCGACGCGGCCTCCCCTGCCTTCGAGGTGACGGCTTCCTCCGAGTCCGCCGGCGCCGAGGGCGGCGACCAGTCCACGCCGGCCGCCGCTGCGGAGCCCGGTGCGCCGGACGCTCCTGCCGAAGCGGAGACGCCCGGAGAGACGCCGGCCGAGCCGGAGGCTTCGGTCGAGGTCGAGCTCGAGGCGGCAGCCGAGGCCGAGGCCGAGGCCGACGTGTCGGTTACGGCCGACGCACCGGCAGAGGCCGACGCCGACGCACCGGCCGACGCCGACGCGCACGCGCCGGTCGCTACGGATACCGGTGCCGAGCCGTCGGCCGAGACGACGCAGGGCTCCGCGCCCGAGGCCGAGGCCGAGCCCGACGCCGAGAACGTCGAGACCGAGCCCGTCGAGGCTGAGTCCGTTGAGACCGAGGAACCCGGCCCTGTCACCGCAGTGAGCCTCGGGCTCCTGCCGGAGACCTTCATCTCCTCGGTTTCCACACAGCTCCACTTCTACGCCCCCGAGATCGTCGCGCTCCCCGCCCGCCCGGGCCGGGCCGCGGAGCCGGAGGAGGCGCCCGCCTCCACGAGCGGCTCGTCGTCGCGGCGGCGCAGCCGCCGTCGCGGCGGTGCGGCCGCCGAGGACGCCGGCGAGGCGCCGGAGCCGCGCGAGCGCGAGCGCGAGCCGCGCAAGCGCGCCGTCGAGCTCATCACCGAGCCCCAGCGCATCAAGGGCTCCACGCGGCTGGAGGCCAAGAAGCAGCGCCGTCGCGACGGCCGGGAGGCCGGACGTCGACGCGCCGTCGTCACGGAGGCCGAGTTCCTCGCTCGACGCGAGGCCGTCGACCGGGTGATGGTCGTGCGCTCGAAGAACGGGCGTGTGCAGATCGCGGTGCTCGAGGACAACGTGCTCGTCGAGCACTACGTCGCGCGGAGCCAGGATGCGTCGCTGATCGGGAACGTGTACCTCGGCCGCGTGCAGAACGTCCTTCCGAGCATGGAGGCGGCCTTCGTCGACATCGGGCGCGGCCGCAACGCCGTGCTCTACTCGGGCGAGGTCGACTGGGACGCCGTCGAGACGGGCAACCAGCCGCGCCGCATCGAGCTGGCACTCAAGACCGGCGACAAGGTGCTCGTGCAGGTCACGAAGGATCCGGTGGGCCACAAGGGCGCGCGCCTGACGAGCCAGATCTCCCTCCCCGGCCGCTACCTCGTCTACGTGCCCGGCGGCGCGATGAACGGCATCTCGCGCAAGCTCCCCGACACGGAGCGGGCGCGACTGAAGAAGATCCTCAAGGAGGTGCTCCCCGAGTCCTCGGGAGTGATCGTGCGGACCGCCGCCGAGGGCGCCACCGAGGATCAGCTCACGCGCGACGTGCAGCGACTGACCAACCAGTGGGAGCACATCTCAAAGCAGGTCGAGACGATCCAGGCGCCCGCTCTGCTGCACTCCGAGCCGGACCTGCTCGTCAAGATCGTGCGCGACGTCTTCAACGAAGACTTCTCGAAGATGCTCATCCAGGGCGATGACGCGCACCACACGATCTCGAAGTACCTCGAGGGCGTCGCGCCCGATCTCCTCGATCGCGTCGAGGCGTACGAGGGCGAACACGACCCGTTCGATGTGTTCCGCATCACCGAGCAGATCGAGAAGGCGCTCGACCGCAAGGTGTGGCTCCCCTCGGGCGGCTCGCTGGTCATCGACCGCACTGAGGCGATGACGGTCATCGATGTCAACACGGGCAAGTTCGTCGGCTCCGGCGGAAACCTCGAGGAGACGGTCACCAAGAACAACCTCGAGGCGGCGGAGGAGATCGTCCGCCAGCTGCGCCTGCGCGACATCGGCGGCATCATCGTCGTGGACTTCATCGACATGGTGCTCGAGTCCAACCGCGACCTGGTCCTGCGCCGACTCGTCGAATGCCTGAGCCGCGATCGGACCAAGCACCAGGTGGCCGAGGTCACGTCGCTCGGCCTCGTGCAGATGACGCGGAAGAAGCTGGGTCTCGGGCTGCTGGAGACCTTCAGCGAGCCGTGCGAGGTCTGTGCCGGCCGCGGCGTGATCGTCCACCACGACCCGGTCGTCAAGCATCGTCCGGTCGCATCGGCCGGCGCATCGTCCTCATCGCGGCGCGGGCGCGGCGCCGCGAACGCGACTCCGCCTGCACCCTCGGGCGGCACCCACACCATCACCGAGGGCGTGAAGTCGGCGCTCGCGCAGATCGCGGCATCCACCATCCACCACCACGATGAGGCTCCGGCCGCGGATGCGACGCCGATCGAGCCTGCCGCTGTGGTCGACGAGACCCCCCGCACCGAGCGGCCCGAGCGCAAGAAGCGCAAGAAGCGCTCCGAGTCGGCGCCTGCCCCCGCCAAGACGGAGAAGGATCTGCTGCTGGACTCGGTGCTCAGCGCGCTGCCCGAGCCGAAGGCTCCGGGGCAGGGCCGTTCGCGCCGTCGCGTGACGACCGCCGCTCTCACGGGCACGCCGGTGCCCCCGGCTCCCGCCGGCGAGTAG
- the proB gene encoding glutamate 5-kinase — protein sequence MSARRRADIPGARRVVVKVGSSSISGDNAQKIRPIIEALAAAHARGTEVVLVSSGAIATGMPYLLLDERPSDLATQQAAAAVGQNVLIYRYQEGLRPFRIVAGQVLLTAGDLENTTHRSNARRAMERLLGLRILPIVNENDTVATHEIRFGDNDRLAALVAQLIGADALVLLSDIESLYTRPPGEPGARPIARVEYGDDLHGFEFGSVVVNSVGTGGAATKVSAARLAAAAGIGVLVTSADLVSAALDGEDIGTWFDPNPEPAAPAATGPVRTAVGRLGG from the coding sequence GTGAGCGCACGTCGTCGCGCTGACATCCCCGGCGCACGTCGGGTCGTCGTGAAGGTGGGCTCGTCGTCGATCAGCGGCGACAACGCCCAGAAGATCCGACCGATCATCGAGGCGCTGGCTGCCGCTCACGCCCGCGGCACCGAAGTGGTGCTCGTCTCATCCGGCGCGATCGCCACCGGCATGCCGTACCTGCTGCTGGACGAGCGACCGAGCGACCTCGCCACTCAGCAGGCCGCGGCCGCGGTGGGGCAGAACGTCTTGATCTACCGCTACCAGGAGGGGCTGCGTCCGTTCCGCATCGTCGCCGGCCAGGTGCTGCTGACCGCGGGCGACCTCGAGAACACGACGCACCGGTCGAACGCGCGGCGTGCCATGGAGCGACTCCTCGGGCTTCGCATCCTCCCGATCGTCAACGAGAACGACACGGTCGCGACCCACGAGATCCGCTTCGGCGACAACGACCGGCTCGCCGCTCTGGTCGCCCAGCTGATCGGCGCCGATGCGCTGGTGCTGCTGAGCGACATCGAGTCCCTGTACACGCGGCCCCCGGGCGAGCCCGGTGCACGACCGATCGCCCGCGTCGAGTACGGCGATGACCTGCACGGGTTCGAGTTCGGCTCCGTCGTGGTCAACAGCGTCGGCACCGGCGGCGCGGCGACGAAGGTGTCGGCCGCGCGCTTGGCGGCCGCGGCCGGCATCGGCGTGCTCGTGACCAGCGCCGACCTCGTGTCTGCGGCTCTGGACGGCGAGGACATCGGCACCTGGTTCGACCCGAATCCGGAACCGGCGGCGCCCGCCGCCACCGGGCCGGTGCGCACCGCCGTCGGTAGACTGGGCGGATGA
- a CDS encoding bifunctional folylpolyglutamate synthase/dihydrofolate synthase: MTDRDRTRADAVYAALLERAGERWVQPRKERTARLLEYLDDPQKTYRVVHVTGTNGKTSTSRIIESLVRAHGLRTGLFTSPHLERFTERITVDGEPIGDAAVADAWDEIVPFVEIVDAELDAQGEEPLTFFELLTALAFVAFADAPIDVLVLEVGMGGAWDSTNTADGDVAVFAPIDLDHAERLGETIAEIAEVKSGIIKDGAAVVSARQHPAAAEVLRAAAAARGASIAFEGEGFAVAEQRLAVGGQQVTVRGLAGTYSDEYLPLYGAHQGFNAALAIAAVESLVGGGAQPIAGDVLAEGLGQATSPGRLQLVGVDPTVLVDAAHNPHGARALSAALRESFDFDEWGVVLGILGDKDAAGIVEELAPIAAHVFATAPASDRAAHPDAIADLAEARGAGVTVHGDLAEAVEAARAWAVSADRRAVVIAGSVVLAGEAVMLGQSEDWKAGWSR; encoded by the coding sequence ATGACCGATCGTGATCGCACCCGCGCCGACGCCGTGTACGCGGCGCTGCTCGAGCGCGCCGGCGAGCGCTGGGTGCAGCCCCGCAAGGAGCGCACCGCGCGACTGCTGGAGTACCTCGACGACCCGCAGAAGACCTACCGCGTCGTGCACGTGACCGGGACGAACGGGAAGACGTCGACCAGCCGCATCATCGAGAGCCTCGTGCGCGCCCACGGGCTGCGCACCGGTCTGTTCACCAGCCCCCACCTGGAGCGCTTCACCGAGCGCATCACCGTCGACGGCGAGCCGATCGGCGATGCGGCCGTCGCCGACGCGTGGGACGAGATCGTCCCCTTCGTCGAGATCGTGGATGCCGAACTCGACGCCCAGGGCGAAGAGCCGCTCACCTTCTTCGAGCTGCTCACCGCTCTCGCCTTCGTCGCCTTCGCCGATGCGCCGATCGACGTGCTCGTGCTGGAGGTCGGCATGGGCGGGGCATGGGATTCCACCAACACCGCCGACGGCGACGTCGCGGTCTTCGCCCCGATCGACCTGGACCACGCGGAACGGCTGGGGGAGACCATCGCCGAGATCGCCGAGGTGAAGTCCGGCATCATCAAGGACGGCGCGGCCGTCGTCTCGGCCCGCCAGCACCCGGCGGCCGCCGAGGTGCTGCGCGCCGCCGCAGCCGCACGCGGCGCCTCGATCGCGTTCGAGGGGGAGGGCTTCGCCGTCGCCGAGCAGCGACTGGCGGTGGGTGGCCAGCAGGTCACCGTCCGTGGCCTCGCCGGCACCTACTCCGACGAGTACCTGCCGCTGTACGGTGCCCACCAGGGCTTCAACGCCGCCCTCGCGATCGCCGCCGTCGAGTCGCTGGTCGGCGGCGGCGCACAGCCGATCGCGGGTGACGTGCTCGCGGAAGGGCTCGGCCAGGCCACCTCGCCCGGACGGCTCCAGCTGGTCGGCGTCGACCCGACGGTGCTGGTGGATGCCGCGCACAACCCGCACGGCGCGCGTGCACTCTCCGCTGCCCTGCGCGAATCGTTCGACTTCGACGAGTGGGGCGTCGTGCTCGGCATCCTCGGAGACAAGGACGCGGCGGGCATCGTCGAGGAGCTGGCGCCGATCGCCGCCCACGTGTTCGCCACGGCACCGGCCTCCGACCGCGCCGCCCACCCTGATGCGATCGCCGACCTCGCGGAGGCGCGCGGGGCAGGCGTCACCGTGCACGGCGATCTCGCCGAGGCGGTCGAGGCGGCGCGCGCGTGGGCGGTGTCCGCGGATCGACGCGCGGTCGTGATCGCCGGATCGGTGGTGCTGGCCGGTGAGGCCGTCATGCTCGGGCAGAGCGAGGACTGGAAGGCGGGGTGGAGCCGATGA